The following are encoded together in the Bos mutus isolate GX-2022 chromosome 3, NWIPB_WYAK_1.1, whole genome shotgun sequence genome:
- the UBAP2L gene encoding ubiquitin-associated protein 2-like isoform X17 encodes MMTSVGTNRARGNWEPPQNQNQTQHKQRPQATAEQIRLAQMISDHNDADFEEKVKQLIDITGKNQDECVIALHDCNGDVNRAINVLLEGNPDTHSWEMVGKKKGVSGQKDGGQTESNEEGKENRDRDRDYSRRRGGPPRRGRGASRGRECMHGALTKPAVVRGQENGLDGTKSGGPSGRGTERGRRGRGRGRGGSGRRGGRFSAQGMGTFNPADYAEPANTDDNYGNNSGNTWNNTGHFEPDDGTSAWRTATEEWGTEDWNEDLSETKIFTASNVSSVPLPAENVTITAGQRIDLAVLLGKTPSSMENDSSNLDPSQAPSLAQPLVFSNSKQSAISQPASGNTFSHHSMVSMLGKGFGDVGEAKGGSTTGSQFLEQFKTAQALAQLAAQHSQSGTTTTSSWDMGSTTQSPSLVQYDLKTPNDSTVHSPFTKRQAFTPSSTMMEVFLQEKPPAVATSTAAPPPPSSPLPSKSTSAPQMSPGSSDNQSSSPQPAQQKLKQQKKKASLTSKIPALAVEMPGSADISGLNLQFGALQFGSEPVLSDYESTPTTSASSSQAPSSLYTSTASESSSTISSNQSQESGYQSGPIQSTTYTSQNNAQGPLYEQRSTQTRRYPSSISSSPQKDLTQAKNGFSSVQATQLQTTQSVEGATGSAVKSDSPSTSGIPPLSETVSAASLLTTTNQHSSSLGGLSHNEEIPNTTTAQHSSTLSTQQNTLSSSTSSGRTSTSTLLHTSVESEANLHSSSSTFSTTSSTVSAPPPVVSVSSSLNSGSSLGLSLGSNSTVTASTRSSVATTSGKAPPNLPPGVPPLLPNPYIMAPGLLHAYPPQVYGYDDLQMLQTRFPLDYYSIPFPTPTTPLTGRDGSLASNPYSGDLTKFGRGDASSPAPATTLAQPQQNQTQTHHTTQQTFLNPALPPGYSYTSLPYYTGVPGLPSTFQYGPAVFPVAPTSSKQHGVNVSVNASATPFQQPSGYGSHGYNTGVSVTSSNTGVPDISGSVYSKTQQSFEKQGFHSGTPAASFNLPSALGSGGPINPATAAAYPPAPFMHILTPHQQPHSQILHHHLQQDGQDVLSLVDDQLGE; translated from the exons ATGATGACGTCGGTGGGCACTAACCGAGCCCGGGGAAACTGGGAGCCACCtcaaaaccaaaaccagacaCAGCACAAGCAGCGGCCCCAG GCCACTGCAGAACAAATTCGACTTGCACAGATGATTTCGGACCATAATGATGCTGACTTTGAGGAAAAGGTGAAACAA CTGATTGATATCACAGGCAAGAACCAGGATGAATGTGTCATTGCTTTGCATGACTGCAATGGAGATGTCAACAGAGCCATCAATGTACTGCTGGAAGGAAACCCAGATACG catTCCTGGGAGATGGTCGGGAAGAAGAAGGGAGTCTCAGGACAAAAGGATGGTGGCCAAACGGAATCCAACGAGGAAGGCAAAGAAAATCGAGACCGGGACAGAGACTATAGTCGGCGACGTGGTGGGCCACCAAGACGGGGAAGAGGTGCCAGCCGTGGACGAGAGTGTATGCATGGGGCTTTAACAAAACCAGCTGTGG ttcgaGGTCAGGAAAATGGATTAGATGGCACCAAGAGTGGAGGGCCTTCTGGAAGAGGCACAGAAAGAGGCAGAAGAGGTCGTGGCCGAGGCAGAG GTGGCTCTGGTAGGCGCGGAGGAAGGTTTTCTGCTCAAGGAATGGG aaCCTTTAACCCAGCTGATTATGCAGAGCCGGCCAATACTGATGATAACTATGGCAATAATAGCGGCAATACATGGAACAACACTGGCCACTTTGAACCAGACGATGGGACGA GCGCATGGAGGACTGCAACAGAGGAGTGGGGAACTGAAGATTGGAATGAAGAT CTTTCTGAGACCAAGATCTTCACTGCCTCTAATGTGTCTTCAGTGCCTCTGCCTGCGGAGAATGTGACAATCACTGCTGGTCAGAG AATTGACCTTGCTGTTCTGTTGGGAAAGACACCATCTTCCATGGAGAATGATTCATCTAATCTGGATCCCTCTCAGGCTCCTTCTCTTGCCCAGCCTCTGGTGTTCAGTAACTCGAAGCAGAGTGCCATATCACAGCCTGCTTCAGGGAACACGTTTTCTCATCACAGTATG GTGAGCATGTTAGGGAAAGGATTTGGTGATGTTGGTGAAGCTAAAGGCGGCAGCACCACAGGCTCTCAGTTCTTGGAGCAATTCAAGACTGCTCAGGCCCTGGCTCAGTTGGCAGCTCAGCATTCTCAATCTggaaccaccaccacctcctcttGGGACATGGGCTCTACCACACAATCGCCATCGCTGGTGCAGTATG ATTTGAAGACCCCAAATGATTCAACAGTGCACAGCCCCTTTACAAAGCGCCAGGCTTTCACCCCATCTTCAACCATGATGGAGGTGTTCCTTCAGGAGAAGCCACCTGCTGTGGCTACCTCCACAGCCGCACCTCCACCCCCATCTTCTCCTCTGCCAAGCAAATCCACCTCGGCTCCACAAATGTCTCCTGGGTCTTCAGACAACCAATCCTCCAGCCCTCAGCCGGCTCAGCAAAAACTGAAACAGCAGAAGAAAAAAGCCTCCTTGACTTCTAAG ATTCCTGCTCTGGCTGTGGAGATGCCTGGCTCAGCAGATATCTCAGGGCTAAACCTGCAGTTTGGGGCATTGCAGTTTGGGTCAGAGCCTGTCCTTTCTGATTATGAGTCCACCCCCACCACGAGCGCCTCTTCAAGCCAGGCTCCAAGTAGCCTCTATACCAGCACGGCCAG TGAATCTTCATCCACAATTTCATCTAACCAGAGTCAGGAGTCCGGTTATCAGAGTGGCCCAATTCAGTCGACAACCTATACCTCCCAAAATAATGCTCAGGGCCCTCTATATGAACAGAGATCCACACAGACTCGGCGGTACCCCAGCTCCATCtcttcatcaccccaaaaggactTGACTCAGGCAAAG AATGGCTTCAGTTCTGTGCAGGCCACGCAGTTACAGACCACGCAATCTGTTGAAG GTGCTACGGGCTCTGCAGTGAAATCTGACTCACCTTCCACTTCTGGCATCCCCCCTCTCAGTGAAACGGTATCTGCAGCTTCCTTACTGACAACAACCAATCAGCACTCATCCTCCTTGGGTGGCTTGAGCCACAATGAGGAGATTCCAAATACTACCACCGCACAACACAGCAG CACGTTATCTACTCAGCAGAATACCCTTTCGTCATCAACATCTTCTGGGCGCACTTCAACATCCACTCTTTTG CACACGAGCGTGGAGAGTGAGGCGAATCTCCATTCTTCCTCCAGCACTTTCTCCACCACATCCAGCACAGTCTCTGCTCCCCCGCCAGTGGTCAGTGTCTCCTCCAGTCTCAATAGTGGCAGTAGCTTGGGCCTCAGCCTAGGCAGCAACTCTACCGTCACAGCCTCCACTCGAAGCTCAGTTGCTACGACTTCAG GAAAAgctcctcccaacctccctccTGGGGTCCCGCCATTGTTGCCTAATCCATATATTATGGCTCCAGGGCTGTTACATGCCTACCCG CCACAGGTATATGGTTATGATGACTTGCAGATGCTTCAGACAAGATTTCCATTG gattACTACAGCATCCCATTTCCCACACCCACCACTCCGCTGACTGGGAGGGATGGTAGCCTGGCCAGCAACCCTTATTCTG GTGACCTCACAAAGTTCGGCCGCGGGGATGCCTCCTCCCCGGCCCCAGCCACAACCTTGGCCCAACCCCAACAGAACCAGACGCAGACTCACCACACCACGCAGCAGACATTCCTGAACCCGGCGCTGCCTCCTGGCTACAGTTACACCAGCCTGCCATACTACACAGGGGTTCCTGGCCTCCCCAGCACCTTCCAGTATGGGCCTGCTGTGTTCCCT GTGGCTCCTACCTCTTCCAAGCAGCATGGTGTGAATGTCAGTGTGAATGCATCAGCCACCCCTTTCCAACAGCCAAGTGGTTATGGGTCTCATGGATACAACACTG
- the UBAP2L gene encoding ubiquitin-associated protein 2-like isoform X18, whose translation MMTSVGTNRARGNWEPPQNQNQTQHKQRPQATAEQIRLAQMISDHNDADFEEKVKQLIDITGKNQDECVIALHDCNGDVNRAINVLLEGNPDTHSWEMVGKKKGVSGQKDGGQTESNEEGKENRDRDRDYSRRRGGPPRRGRGASRGRECMHGALTKPAVVRGQENGLDGTKSGGPSGRGTERGRRGRGRGRGGSGRRGGRFSAQGMGTFNPADYAEPANTDDNYGNNSGNTWNNTGHFEPDDGTSAWRTATEEWGTEDWNEDLSETKIFTASNVSSVPLPAENVTITAGQRIDLAVLLGKTPSSMENDSSNLDPSQAPSLAQPLVFSNSKQSAISQPASGNTFSHHSMVSMLGKGFGDVGEAKGGSTTGSQFLEQFKTAQALAQLAAQHSQSGTTTTSSWDMGSTTQSPSLVQYDLKTPNDSTVHSPFTKRQAFTPSSTMMEVFLQEKPPAVATSTAAPPPPSSPLPSKSTSAPQMSPGSSDNQSSSPQPAQQKLKQQKKKASLTSKIPALAVEMPGSADISGLNLQFGALQFGSEPVLSDYESTPTTSASSSQAPSSLYTSTASESSSTISSNQSQESGYQSGPIQSTTYTSQNNAQGPLYEQRSTQTRRYPSSISSSPQKDLTQAKNGFSSVQATQLQTTQSVEGATGSAVKSDSPSTSGIPPLSETVSAASLLTTTNQHSSSLGGLSHNEEIPNTTTAQHSSTLSTQQNTLSSSTSSGRTSTSTLLHTSVESEANLHSSSSTFSTTSSTVSAPPPVVSVSSSLNSGSSLGLSLGSNSTVTASTRSSVATTSGKAPPNLPPGVPPLLPNPYIMAPGLLHAYPPQVYGYDDLQMLQTRFPLDYYSIPFPTPTTPLTGRDGSLASNPYSGDLTKFGRGDASSPAPATTLAQPQQNQTQTHHTTQQTFLNPALPPGYSYTSLPYYTGVPGLPSTFQYGPAVFPVAPTSSKQHGVNVSVNASATPFQQPSGYGSHGYNTGVSVTSSNTGVPDISGSVYSKTQSFEKQGFHSGTPAASFNLPSALGSGGPINPATAAAYPPAPFMHILTPHQQPHSQILHHHLQQDGQDVLSLVDDQLGE comes from the exons ATGATGACGTCGGTGGGCACTAACCGAGCCCGGGGAAACTGGGAGCCACCtcaaaaccaaaaccagacaCAGCACAAGCAGCGGCCCCAG GCCACTGCAGAACAAATTCGACTTGCACAGATGATTTCGGACCATAATGATGCTGACTTTGAGGAAAAGGTGAAACAA CTGATTGATATCACAGGCAAGAACCAGGATGAATGTGTCATTGCTTTGCATGACTGCAATGGAGATGTCAACAGAGCCATCAATGTACTGCTGGAAGGAAACCCAGATACG catTCCTGGGAGATGGTCGGGAAGAAGAAGGGAGTCTCAGGACAAAAGGATGGTGGCCAAACGGAATCCAACGAGGAAGGCAAAGAAAATCGAGACCGGGACAGAGACTATAGTCGGCGACGTGGTGGGCCACCAAGACGGGGAAGAGGTGCCAGCCGTGGACGAGAGTGTATGCATGGGGCTTTAACAAAACCAGCTGTGG ttcgaGGTCAGGAAAATGGATTAGATGGCACCAAGAGTGGAGGGCCTTCTGGAAGAGGCACAGAAAGAGGCAGAAGAGGTCGTGGCCGAGGCAGAG GTGGCTCTGGTAGGCGCGGAGGAAGGTTTTCTGCTCAAGGAATGGG aaCCTTTAACCCAGCTGATTATGCAGAGCCGGCCAATACTGATGATAACTATGGCAATAATAGCGGCAATACATGGAACAACACTGGCCACTTTGAACCAGACGATGGGACGA GCGCATGGAGGACTGCAACAGAGGAGTGGGGAACTGAAGATTGGAATGAAGAT CTTTCTGAGACCAAGATCTTCACTGCCTCTAATGTGTCTTCAGTGCCTCTGCCTGCGGAGAATGTGACAATCACTGCTGGTCAGAG AATTGACCTTGCTGTTCTGTTGGGAAAGACACCATCTTCCATGGAGAATGATTCATCTAATCTGGATCCCTCTCAGGCTCCTTCTCTTGCCCAGCCTCTGGTGTTCAGTAACTCGAAGCAGAGTGCCATATCACAGCCTGCTTCAGGGAACACGTTTTCTCATCACAGTATG GTGAGCATGTTAGGGAAAGGATTTGGTGATGTTGGTGAAGCTAAAGGCGGCAGCACCACAGGCTCTCAGTTCTTGGAGCAATTCAAGACTGCTCAGGCCCTGGCTCAGTTGGCAGCTCAGCATTCTCAATCTggaaccaccaccacctcctcttGGGACATGGGCTCTACCACACAATCGCCATCGCTGGTGCAGTATG ATTTGAAGACCCCAAATGATTCAACAGTGCACAGCCCCTTTACAAAGCGCCAGGCTTTCACCCCATCTTCAACCATGATGGAGGTGTTCCTTCAGGAGAAGCCACCTGCTGTGGCTACCTCCACAGCCGCACCTCCACCCCCATCTTCTCCTCTGCCAAGCAAATCCACCTCGGCTCCACAAATGTCTCCTGGGTCTTCAGACAACCAATCCTCCAGCCCTCAGCCGGCTCAGCAAAAACTGAAACAGCAGAAGAAAAAAGCCTCCTTGACTTCTAAG ATTCCTGCTCTGGCTGTGGAGATGCCTGGCTCAGCAGATATCTCAGGGCTAAACCTGCAGTTTGGGGCATTGCAGTTTGGGTCAGAGCCTGTCCTTTCTGATTATGAGTCCACCCCCACCACGAGCGCCTCTTCAAGCCAGGCTCCAAGTAGCCTCTATACCAGCACGGCCAG TGAATCTTCATCCACAATTTCATCTAACCAGAGTCAGGAGTCCGGTTATCAGAGTGGCCCAATTCAGTCGACAACCTATACCTCCCAAAATAATGCTCAGGGCCCTCTATATGAACAGAGATCCACACAGACTCGGCGGTACCCCAGCTCCATCtcttcatcaccccaaaaggactTGACTCAGGCAAAG AATGGCTTCAGTTCTGTGCAGGCCACGCAGTTACAGACCACGCAATCTGTTGAAG GTGCTACGGGCTCTGCAGTGAAATCTGACTCACCTTCCACTTCTGGCATCCCCCCTCTCAGTGAAACGGTATCTGCAGCTTCCTTACTGACAACAACCAATCAGCACTCATCCTCCTTGGGTGGCTTGAGCCACAATGAGGAGATTCCAAATACTACCACCGCACAACACAGCAG CACGTTATCTACTCAGCAGAATACCCTTTCGTCATCAACATCTTCTGGGCGCACTTCAACATCCACTCTTTTG CACACGAGCGTGGAGAGTGAGGCGAATCTCCATTCTTCCTCCAGCACTTTCTCCACCACATCCAGCACAGTCTCTGCTCCCCCGCCAGTGGTCAGTGTCTCCTCCAGTCTCAATAGTGGCAGTAGCTTGGGCCTCAGCCTAGGCAGCAACTCTACCGTCACAGCCTCCACTCGAAGCTCAGTTGCTACGACTTCAG GAAAAgctcctcccaacctccctccTGGGGTCCCGCCATTGTTGCCTAATCCATATATTATGGCTCCAGGGCTGTTACATGCCTACCCG CCACAGGTATATGGTTATGATGACTTGCAGATGCTTCAGACAAGATTTCCATTG gattACTACAGCATCCCATTTCCCACACCCACCACTCCGCTGACTGGGAGGGATGGTAGCCTGGCCAGCAACCCTTATTCTG GTGACCTCACAAAGTTCGGCCGCGGGGATGCCTCCTCCCCGGCCCCAGCCACAACCTTGGCCCAACCCCAACAGAACCAGACGCAGACTCACCACACCACGCAGCAGACATTCCTGAACCCGGCGCTGCCTCCTGGCTACAGTTACACCAGCCTGCCATACTACACAGGGGTTCCTGGCCTCCCCAGCACCTTCCAGTATGGGCCTGCTGTGTTCCCT GTGGCTCCTACCTCTTCCAAGCAGCATGGTGTGAATGTCAGTGTGAATGCATCAGCCACCCCTTTCCAACAGCCAAGTGGTTATGGGTCTCATGGATACAACACTG
- the UBAP2L gene encoding ubiquitin-associated protein 2-like isoform X22 — MMTSVGTNRARGNWEPPQNQNQTQHKQRPQATAEQIRLAQMISDHNDADFEEKVKQLIDITGKNQDECVIALHDCNGDVNRAINVLLEGNPDTHSWEMVGKKKGVSGQKDGGQTESNEEGKENRDRDRDYSRRRGGPPRRGRGASRGRECMHGALTKPAVVRGQENGLDGTKSGGPSGRGTERGRRGRGRGRGGSGRRGGRFSAQGMGTFNPADYAEPANTDDNYGNNSGNTWNNTGHFEPDDGTSAWRTATEEWGTEDWNEDLSETKIFTASNVSSVPLPAENVTITAGQRIDLAVLLGKTPSSMENDSSNLDPSQAPSLAQPLVFSNSKQSAISQPASGNTFSHHSMVSMLGKGFGDVGEAKGGSTTGSQFLEQFKTAQALAQLAAQHSQSGTTTTSSWDMGSTTQSPSLVQYDLKTPNDSTVHSPFTKRQAFTPSSTMMEVFLQEKPPAVATSTAAPPPPSSPLPSKSTSAPQMSPGSSDNQSSSPQPAQQKLKQQKKKASLTSKIPALAVEMPGSADISGLNLQFGALQFGSEPVLSDYESTPTTSASSSQAPSSLYTSTASESSSTISSNQSQESGYQSGPIQSTTYTSQNNAQGPLYEQRSTQTRRYPSSISSSPQKDLTQAKNGFSSVQATQLQTTQSVEGATGSAVKSDSPSTSGIPPLSETVSAASLLTTTNQHSSSLGGLSHNEEIPNTTTAQHSSTLSTQQNTLSSSTSSGRTSTSTLLHTSVESEANLHSSSSTFSTTSSTVSAPPPVVSVSSSLNSGSSLGLSLGSNSTVTASTRSSVATTSGKAPPNLPPGVPPLLPNPYIMAPGLLHAYPPQVYGYDDLQMLQTRFPLDYYSIPFPTPTTPLTGRDGSLASNPYSGDLTKFGRGDASSPAPATTLAQPQQNQTQTHHTTQQTFLNPALPPGYSYTSLPYYTGVPGLPSTFQYGPAVFPVAPTSSKQHGVNVSVNASATPFQQPSGYGSHGYNTGRKYPPPYKHFWTAES, encoded by the exons ATGATGACGTCGGTGGGCACTAACCGAGCCCGGGGAAACTGGGAGCCACCtcaaaaccaaaaccagacaCAGCACAAGCAGCGGCCCCAG GCCACTGCAGAACAAATTCGACTTGCACAGATGATTTCGGACCATAATGATGCTGACTTTGAGGAAAAGGTGAAACAA CTGATTGATATCACAGGCAAGAACCAGGATGAATGTGTCATTGCTTTGCATGACTGCAATGGAGATGTCAACAGAGCCATCAATGTACTGCTGGAAGGAAACCCAGATACG catTCCTGGGAGATGGTCGGGAAGAAGAAGGGAGTCTCAGGACAAAAGGATGGTGGCCAAACGGAATCCAACGAGGAAGGCAAAGAAAATCGAGACCGGGACAGAGACTATAGTCGGCGACGTGGTGGGCCACCAAGACGGGGAAGAGGTGCCAGCCGTGGACGAGAGTGTATGCATGGGGCTTTAACAAAACCAGCTGTGG ttcgaGGTCAGGAAAATGGATTAGATGGCACCAAGAGTGGAGGGCCTTCTGGAAGAGGCACAGAAAGAGGCAGAAGAGGTCGTGGCCGAGGCAGAG GTGGCTCTGGTAGGCGCGGAGGAAGGTTTTCTGCTCAAGGAATGGG aaCCTTTAACCCAGCTGATTATGCAGAGCCGGCCAATACTGATGATAACTATGGCAATAATAGCGGCAATACATGGAACAACACTGGCCACTTTGAACCAGACGATGGGACGA GCGCATGGAGGACTGCAACAGAGGAGTGGGGAACTGAAGATTGGAATGAAGAT CTTTCTGAGACCAAGATCTTCACTGCCTCTAATGTGTCTTCAGTGCCTCTGCCTGCGGAGAATGTGACAATCACTGCTGGTCAGAG AATTGACCTTGCTGTTCTGTTGGGAAAGACACCATCTTCCATGGAGAATGATTCATCTAATCTGGATCCCTCTCAGGCTCCTTCTCTTGCCCAGCCTCTGGTGTTCAGTAACTCGAAGCAGAGTGCCATATCACAGCCTGCTTCAGGGAACACGTTTTCTCATCACAGTATG GTGAGCATGTTAGGGAAAGGATTTGGTGATGTTGGTGAAGCTAAAGGCGGCAGCACCACAGGCTCTCAGTTCTTGGAGCAATTCAAGACTGCTCAGGCCCTGGCTCAGTTGGCAGCTCAGCATTCTCAATCTggaaccaccaccacctcctcttGGGACATGGGCTCTACCACACAATCGCCATCGCTGGTGCAGTATG ATTTGAAGACCCCAAATGATTCAACAGTGCACAGCCCCTTTACAAAGCGCCAGGCTTTCACCCCATCTTCAACCATGATGGAGGTGTTCCTTCAGGAGAAGCCACCTGCTGTGGCTACCTCCACAGCCGCACCTCCACCCCCATCTTCTCCTCTGCCAAGCAAATCCACCTCGGCTCCACAAATGTCTCCTGGGTCTTCAGACAACCAATCCTCCAGCCCTCAGCCGGCTCAGCAAAAACTGAAACAGCAGAAGAAAAAAGCCTCCTTGACTTCTAAG ATTCCTGCTCTGGCTGTGGAGATGCCTGGCTCAGCAGATATCTCAGGGCTAAACCTGCAGTTTGGGGCATTGCAGTTTGGGTCAGAGCCTGTCCTTTCTGATTATGAGTCCACCCCCACCACGAGCGCCTCTTCAAGCCAGGCTCCAAGTAGCCTCTATACCAGCACGGCCAG TGAATCTTCATCCACAATTTCATCTAACCAGAGTCAGGAGTCCGGTTATCAGAGTGGCCCAATTCAGTCGACAACCTATACCTCCCAAAATAATGCTCAGGGCCCTCTATATGAACAGAGATCCACACAGACTCGGCGGTACCCCAGCTCCATCtcttcatcaccccaaaaggactTGACTCAGGCAAAG AATGGCTTCAGTTCTGTGCAGGCCACGCAGTTACAGACCACGCAATCTGTTGAAG GTGCTACGGGCTCTGCAGTGAAATCTGACTCACCTTCCACTTCTGGCATCCCCCCTCTCAGTGAAACGGTATCTGCAGCTTCCTTACTGACAACAACCAATCAGCACTCATCCTCCTTGGGTGGCTTGAGCCACAATGAGGAGATTCCAAATACTACCACCGCACAACACAGCAG CACGTTATCTACTCAGCAGAATACCCTTTCGTCATCAACATCTTCTGGGCGCACTTCAACATCCACTCTTTTG CACACGAGCGTGGAGAGTGAGGCGAATCTCCATTCTTCCTCCAGCACTTTCTCCACCACATCCAGCACAGTCTCTGCTCCCCCGCCAGTGGTCAGTGTCTCCTCCAGTCTCAATAGTGGCAGTAGCTTGGGCCTCAGCCTAGGCAGCAACTCTACCGTCACAGCCTCCACTCGAAGCTCAGTTGCTACGACTTCAG GAAAAgctcctcccaacctccctccTGGGGTCCCGCCATTGTTGCCTAATCCATATATTATGGCTCCAGGGCTGTTACATGCCTACCCG CCACAGGTATATGGTTATGATGACTTGCAGATGCTTCAGACAAGATTTCCATTG gattACTACAGCATCCCATTTCCCACACCCACCACTCCGCTGACTGGGAGGGATGGTAGCCTGGCCAGCAACCCTTATTCTG GTGACCTCACAAAGTTCGGCCGCGGGGATGCCTCCTCCCCGGCCCCAGCCACAACCTTGGCCCAACCCCAACAGAACCAGACGCAGACTCACCACACCACGCAGCAGACATTCCTGAACCCGGCGCTGCCTCCTGGCTACAGTTACACCAGCCTGCCATACTACACAGGGGTTCCTGGCCTCCCCAGCACCTTCCAGTATGGGCCTGCTGTGTTCCCT GTGGCTCCTACCTCTTCCAAGCAGCATGGTGTGAATGTCAGTGTGAATGCATCAGCCACCCCTTTCCAACAGCCAAGTGGTTATGGGTCTCATGGATACAACACTG